A genomic stretch from Plasmodium reichenowi strain SY57 chromosome 2, whole genome shotgun sequence includes:
- a CDS encoding merozoite surface protein 4: MWIVKFLIVVHFFIICTIYFDKLYISYSYNIVPENGRMLNMRILEEEKPNVDGGSTSDTPGKNESSSVSPNLSSTEEKKDEKKTSEQGKESNKKENAEESANGKGDVKEEKPIEEKGGEQTDKVQEKVLEKPPKESQVVDERKKNEAIPKKVVQPSSSNPDGHVGEEEDHNEGEGEHEEEEDHEEDDDDEDDDTYNKEDLEDEDLCKHNNGDCGDDKLCEYVGNRRVKCKCKEGYKLEGIECVELFSLTSSSLNLIFNSFITIFVVILVIN, encoded by the exons ATGTGGATAgttaaatttttaatagtagttcatttttttataatttgtaCCATATACTTTGATAAATTGTATATTAgttattcttataatatagTACCAGAAAATGGAAGAATGTTAAATATGAGAATTCTAGAGGAAGAAAAACCAAATGTGGACGGAGGAAGTACTAGTGATACTCCTGGAAAAAATGAATCTTCAAGTGTTTCCCCTAATTTATCTAGCAcagaagaaaaaaaggatgaaaaaaaaacatcTGAACAAGGAAAGgaaagtaataaaaaagaaaatgcCGAAGAAAGCGCGAATGGTAAGGGTGATgttaaagaagaaaaacCTATTGAAGAAAAAGGTGGTGAACAAACAGATAAGGTTCAAGAAAAGGTTCTAGAAAAGCCTCCAAAAGAATCCCAAGTGGTTgatgaaagaaaaaaaaatgaagcTATCCCTAAAAAGGTAGTTCAACCAAGTTCATCAAATCCAg ATGGCCATGTTGGAGAGGAGGAAGACCACAACGAAGGCGAGGGAGAACATGAAGAGGAGGAAGATCATGAAGAAGATGACGATGACGAAGATGATGATACTTATAATAAGGAAGATTTAGAAGATGAAGATTTATGTAAACATAATAATGGGGATTGTGGAGATGATAAATTATGTGAATATGTTGGGAATAGAAGAGTAAAATGTAAATGTAAAGAAGGATATAAATTAGAAGGTATTGAATGTGTTGAATTATTTTCCTTAACATCTTCTtctttaaatttaatttttaattcatttataacaatatttGTTGTTATATTGGTAATAAATTAA
- a CDS encoding adenylosuccinate lyase gives MDVHVNQLKNISPIDGRYKKSCQEVSEYFSEYALIKYRIIVEIKWLLFLNDKEYFFAKVSEKSLSNITSIMELINDNDILRVKKIEEETNHDVKAVEYFIREKLESLKNEEITKVIPYVHYLCTSEDINNIAYGLCLYNCIHNIIIPNIQNIIDKLKEFSFNYSDVSLLSKTHGQPASPTTFGKEMSNYYYRLYKHINKLKNIEIYVKFNGAVGNFNAHKVCDPNIDWIDNIKYFIETYFNLHFSLYCTQIQDHDYICEISDTLARLNYTLIDLSVDMWLYISSNVLKLKVIQKEIGSSTMPHKVNPIDFENAEGNLHLANSLFKLFSSKLPISRLQRDLSDSTVLRNLGSSFAYSIISYKSLLRGLNKIDLDRNVMNEQLNQNWCTLAEPIQIIMKKYNIPDSYEQLKNFTRGKSIDKQCMYQFIQQNCSHLPKNAIDELMNLTPHNYVGYASYLSKNVEHFSQEYIKKN, from the coding sequence atggATGTACATGTGAACCAACTGAAAAACATCTCTCCCATCGACGGGAGATACAAAAAATCGTGCCAAGAAGTAAGCGAATATTTTTCAGAGTATGctttaataaaatatcgAATAATAGTTGAAATAAAAtggttattatttttaaatgacAAAGAATATTTCTTTGCAAAAGTTAGTGAGAAAAGTTTGAGTAATATCACATCGATTATGgaattaataaatgataatgatatattacGTGTAAAAAAGATAGAAGAAGAAACAAATCATGATGTTAAGGCGgttgaatattttataagaGAGAAATTAGAaagtttaaaaaatgaagaaataaCAAAAGTAATACCATATGtacattatttatgtacaagtgaagatattaataatatagcATATGGTTTATGCttatataattgtatacataatataataataccaAATATACAAAACATTATAGacaaattaaaagaattctcttttaattattctgatgtatctttattatcaaAAACACATGGACAACCTGCATCACCAACTACATTTGGTAAAGAAATGTCCAACTATTATTATCGTTTATATAagcatataaataaattaaaaaatattgagatatatgtaaaatttAATGGAGCTGTAGGAAATTTTAATGCGCATAAAGTCTGTGACCCTAATATTGATTGGattgataatattaaatattttatagaaacatattttaatttacatttttcattatattgTACTCAGATACAAGATCatgattatatatgtgaGATTTCAGATACATTAGCTCGTTTAAATTATACATTAATCGATTTATCTGTTGATATGTGGTTATATATCTCATCAAATGTTTTAAAACTTAAAGTTATACAAAAAGAAATTGGAAGTAGTACCATGCCACATAAAGTAAATCCTATAGATTTTGAAAATGCTGAAGGTAATTTACATTTAGCTAATTCTTTATTCAAGTTATTTAGTTCCAAATTACCAATAAGTAGATTACAAAGAGATCTATCTGATTCAACTGTTCTTAGAAATTTAGGCTCATCATTTGCGTATTctataatatcatataaatcattattaagaggattaaataaaattgatCTAGATCGAAATGTTATGAATGAACAACTGAATCAAAATTGGTGCACATTAGCAGAACCCatacaaattattatgaaaaaatataatattcctGATTCCTATGAACAACTTAAAAACTTCACTAGAGGTAAATCCATAGATAAACAATGCATGTATCAATTTATACAACAAAATTGTAGTCATCTACCCAAAAATGCAATCGATGAATTGATGAATTTAACACCGCACAATTATGTTGGCTACGCAAGCTATTTGTCCAAAAATGTGGAGCACTTTTCACaggaatatataaaaaaaaattaa
- a CDS encoding merozoite surface protein 5 (transcript variant 2; alternatively spliced) has protein sequence MNGHTHILNLNNKNENFLVVRRLMNDEKGEDGFTSANKKNGNNNRSNENELKEKGSLPTKMNEKNSNSSDKQSNDISHYESKSNSNNSQNIQKEPEEKENSNPNLDSKNSSENATRSVDISEHNSNNPETKEENGEETLELEINENAERGQEPPNRLHFDNVDDEVPHYSALRYNKVEKDVTDEMLLYNMMSDQNRKSCSINNGGCSDDQICININNIGVKCICKDGYLLGTKCILLNSYSCHPFFSILIYITLFLLLFV, from the exons ATGAATGGTCACACAcacat tttgaatttaaataataaaaatgaaaattttttgGTTGTTAGAAGATTAATGAATGACGAAAAAGGAGAGGATGGTTTTACAAGTgcaaataaaaagaatggaaataataatagaagTAATGAAAATGAACTAAAAGAAAAAGGTTCTTTACCTACTAAGatgaatgaaaaaaattccAATTCATCAGATAAACAGTCAAATGATATTTCACATTATGAATCAAAGAGCAATTCTAATAATTCACAAAATATCCAAAAAGAACCTGAAGAAAAAGAGAACAGTAACCCTAATTTAGATAGTAAAAATTCGAGTGAAAACGCAACACGTTCTGTTGATATATCAGAACATAATTCTAATAATCCAGAGACAAAAGAAGAGAATGGAGAAGAAACTTTAGAACTTGAAATTAATGAGAATGCAGAAAGAGGTCAAGAACCTCCAAATAGATTACATTTTG acAATGTAGATGATGAGGTGCCACATTATAGCGCCCtaagatataataaagtaGAAAAAGATGTAACCGATgaaatgttattatataatatgatgaGTGATCAAAATAGAAAATCATGTTCCATAAATAATGGTGGATGTTCTGATGAtcaaatatgtataaatataaataatataggagttaaatgtatatgtaaGGATGGATATTTACTTGGTACgaaatgtatattattgAATTCTTATTCTTGCCatccatttttttctattcttatttatattacattgtttttgttattattcgtttaa
- a CDS encoding merozoite surface protein 5 (transcript variant 1; alternatively spliced), whose product MNILCILSYIYFFVIFYSLNLNNKNENFLVVRRLMNDEKGEDGFTSANKKNGNNNRSNENELKEKGSLPTKMNEKNSNSSDKQSNDISHYESKSNSNNSQNIQKEPEEKENSNPNLDSKNSSENATRSVDISEHNSNNPETKEENGEETLELEINENAERGQEPPNRLHFDNVDDEVPHYSALRYNKVEKDVTDEMLLYNMMSDQNRKSCSINNGGCSDDQICININNIGVKCICKDGYLLGTKCILLNSYSCHPFFSILIYITLFLLLFV is encoded by the exons atgaatatattatgtattctatcatatatttattttttcgttattttttatagtttgaatttaaataataaaaatgaaaattttttgGTTGTTAGAAGATTAATGAATGACGAAAAAGGAGAGGATGGTTTTACAAGTgcaaataaaaagaatggaaataataatagaagTAATGAAAATGAACTAAAAGAAAAAGGTTCTTTACCTACTAAGatgaatgaaaaaaattccAATTCATCAGATAAACAGTCAAATGATATTTCACATTATGAATCAAAGAGCAATTCTAATAATTCACAAAATATCCAAAAAGAACCTGAAGAAAAAGAGAACAGTAACCCTAATTTAGATAGTAAAAATTCGAGTGAAAACGCAACACGTTCTGTTGATATATCAGAACATAATTCTAATAATCCAGAGACAAAAGAAGAGAATGGAGAAGAAACTTTAGAACTTGAAATTAATGAGAATGCAGAAAGAGGTCAAGAACCTCCAAATAGATTACATTTTG acAATGTAGATGATGAGGTGCCACATTATAGCGCCCtaagatataataaagtaGAAAAAGATGTAACCGATgaaatgttattatataatatgatgaGTGATCAAAATAGAAAATCATGTTCCATAAATAATGGTGGATGTTCTGATGAtcaaatatgtataaatataaataatataggagttaaatgtatatgtaaGGATGGATATTTACTTGGTACgaaatgtatattattgAATTCTTATTCTTGCCatccatttttttctattcttatttatattacattgtttttgttattattcgtttaa
- a CDS encoding transcription factor, putative: MAFFCPNCHNIVLVHIEKGVYFYCKSCNYKYKIKNKIYNKFDCQQFNKTIPLDAVDINNKNMSKTQAVCPKCTNDEAYFYTLQIRSADEPSTIFYICVKCNYHWKE; the protein is encoded by the exons ATGGCCTTTTTTTGCCCCAACTGTCATAATATTGTTTTAGTACATATAGAAAAGGgtgtttatttttattgtaaATCATGTAATTATAAGTATAAgataaagaataaaatatataataaattcgATTGTCAACAGTTTAACAAGACGATTCCTTTGGATGCTgttgatataaataataaaaatatgtcTAAGACTCAAG CTGTATGTCCAAAATGTACCAACGATGAAGcttatttttatactttACAAATAAGATCAGCAGATGAACCTAGTaccattttttatatttgtgtAAAATGTAACTATCACTGGAAAGAATAA
- a CDS encoding iron-sulfur assembly protein, putative, protein MLKFLSTKCKQFNSLNHIIKYKIYFPSKSNKSYFSSTVKDVEKKNKEPIIQLTNDAINKMKEINLKYKNSKALKVCVEAGGCSGFQYSFSLIDKNKIKDKEQIVYDKDCIVVIDKQVIDILKNSKIHYINNLISKKFTIENIQNISSKCSCGNSFDIDFV, encoded by the coding sequence atgttaaaatttttaagtACAAAATGCAAACAGTTTAACTCATTAAaccatataataaaatataaaatatatttcccttcaaaaagtaataaaagttatttttcttctacCGTAAAAGATGtagagaaaaaaaacaaagaaCCTATCATACAATTAACGAATGATgctataaataaaatgaaagaaataaatttaaagTATAAAAATTCCAAAGCTTTAAAAGTTTGTGTAGAAGCAGGTGGGTGCTCAGGATTTCAGTATTCTTTCTCATTaattgataaaaataaaataaaagataaagaaCAAATAGTTTATGATAAAGATTGTATTGTAGTAATCGACAAACAAGTTATTgatattttaaagaataGCAAAATACATTACATTAATAATCTTATATCTAAAAAGTTTACAATtgaaaatatacaaaatatttccTCCAAGTGTTCATGTGGAAATTCCTTTGATATTGACTTTGTATAA
- a CDS encoding hypothetical protein (conserved Plasmodium protein, unknown function): MDGDKYKKFYVYNHGFTKQPFYERNLNDKGIHLKELKRLERVDELRIYNNVDKIQNKKEIIYNNIKSNNIQVRVNQNYNEEKTKEETNYTCVNNKYVTLKNKVHVNKYVNNSNINKIKIVPIIKCSNYKIKNNPISHLKTNYENKFVKLSNFSNIKNGCSHKDNVINETMDQHKSEQLNNDNIKKLLYDYCIFREDTINTKKNISYNKMNSFKDNEENINYMDNNNIKSNSSSYCSYSNKVNQNNINHTHLKTEFLNEKNSHTQNEQPIPLLDGLQNNPNSANKFHNNIYDKNNSLVNYKSDKGIDLHNKMMKIETDKNGIIKLEKMKHEENYYNNIFLNPLNDNSNNVVITTCDNKESYRNTTSEMINKIFEKMMNEKKNILKMKNFNDVIKKKITMAKEKILNSNSTINMKKVSFYNSKDEDLFNEKENSYTYGVKREKQEDINVIKNNMKRNNINIDNNDNNDNNDNINIVKNDSISKNIHINNKKKRDDDFPFNNSAGLLLDFDLCKRKVLQILKNVQSSKKKNKILTNHTYSSDNQTFHSRDNQTFHSSDNQNCDSNACNKKDEEKKRKKKKIKKKNNMKNKSNNKSKNKSKKISNNNDNMNNQCDNMGDQRINNANMDKQNVNIQNEGNGFNNNKNNNELLNVYISPNMINHSLSSTCEKKNKEDNKMNDNKFLNRNSKMIIPEISTNNSNEQIVNVSNDEMLVYHNLTVLNVKEQRGVTEESSSIKGTYFVDQFYDSYNMRNEKITGDNMQVGDIYNVKENIKRTLKGDGHDDVKTNVLSEDNSYGSGLWGNEINFISNNENCLNSYDISSCDEKYIRNEEEQDEELCSNNILVKDIEEKKMCGKLFFEEICVFRINEKNEHGHENLRKSNHNDDTHKLYSSYENIQNINKQSTNPFCKKDEMEKSQGTNLFYDNYINSVDITKLELNKNCYQHINYEVQNLIKKENSYAAEMNVGLVFRKYIPILINLSCNYLLIKKNEKNVITCISYTNIIDVKIVKKSKKNKERFLFKIVYVFKKKEQKSEKNVTLLFRANLMEIFEKIKGRVDYCIIPNEDDKNIQLQDKKKTQEYVDIETVYEYVIEKYKRVHVLYLGRLLQIVEKLFKKYILKYSFHKLRIMYEYKIEMEKLKKNYIHCIHDISDKLEFLIKKKIQHYFNHVIINSYESSFINYQIKTNDMLYNLLLKEKSAYQNHLGKNYILILYKVLLSMYKKKMAIYFRSFVYNNIKVSKKKNAFAYTLTRVNSILVLYEKRIKSFVFSKLKFNYDNVSYFCFIMYKIYLRRIFFGYLRIRDNRINIKNMIEKNVYRLVKLISKISDNHKYNAFLKLQKYVYEQNEKKNKMICDNLIYANNELCNNLDKIAIEKGINQIDCLIKFKRKESLMKYFYTLKGPQINTERFYYCIRYCSIFSFVLNKIIQKKVQHIFFQFVLKTLQRNNKNRLTHAIKLLQVLIQKKEKKSVIDVLQLYDKYPYIFQYKDLTKIEVFVICVQNFVAVYNRKLLLNFLLKLHYLKYQEQFMKTYNGIGSIYKFVHVLDKKLMNTIRESFRVILQNDKFLREKMNMKMEQMDMKMEKIDVNMEQMDVKMEQMDVKMEQMDVKMEQIDVNMKRMNKKKSKQMHVNYNNKAYSSSSPSPVLRYNKYKDVSSNSASLIKKYPFLIYNSEISPDCTTMADDKLSLPSNDSVTHIFSYAYE, encoded by the exons ATGGATGgtgataaatataaaaagttCTATGTCTACAATCATGGGTTTACAAAACAGCCATTTTACGAAAGAAACTTGAATGATAAAGGTATTCACTTGAAGGAATTAAAAAGACTGGAAAGAGTGGATGAACttagaatatataataatgttgaTAAGATTCAAAATAAGaaagaaattatttataataatataaagagCAATAATATACAAGTAAGAGTAaatcaaaattataatgaagaGAAAACGAAAGAGGAAACGAATTACACCTgtgtaaataataaatacgTTACATTGAAAAACAAGGTGCATGTTAacaaatatgtaaataattcgaacataaataaaataaaaatagtccctataattaaatgtagtaattataaaataaaaaacaatcCTATATCACATTTGAAAACGAActatgaaaataaatttgtcaaattatcaaatttttcaaacataaaaaatggTTGTTCCCATAAGGATAATGTAATAAATGAAACAATGGATCAACATAAGTCCGAACAgttaaataatgataatataaaaaaattgttatatGATTATTGTATATTTCGTGAAGATACTATAAATActaaaaagaatatatcatataacAAGATGAATAGTTTTAAAGACAATGAAGAAAACATAAATTACatggataataataatattaagaGTAATAGTAGTAGTTATTGTAGTTATTCAAATAAAGTCAACcaaaacaatataaatcataCACATTTGAAAACAGAATTTCTTAACGAAAAAAATAGTCATACACAAAATGAACAACCCATACCTTTACTTGATGGGTTACAAAATAATCCTAATTCAGCTAATAaatttcataataatatttatgataaaaataattcacTTGTTAATTATAAATCTGATAAAGGCATAGACCTTCATAATAAGATGATGAAGATTGAAACAGATAAAAATGGAATCATTAAACTGGAGAAAATGAAACATGAAGAAAactattataataatatatttttaaatccattaaatgataattcaaataatgTTGTTATTACAACTTGTGATAATAAAGAAAGTTATCGAAACACCACAAGTGAAATGataaacaaaatttttGAAAAGATGATgaatgagaaaaaaaatatattaaaaatgaaaaattttaatgatgttattaaaaaaaaaattacaatggcaaaagaaaaaatacTTAATTCAAATAGTACaattaatatgaaaaaggtttctttttataattctaAGGATGAGGACttatttaatgaaaaagaaaatagTTATACATATGGTGTAAAGAGGGAAAAGCAGGAAgatataaatgtaataaaaaataatatgaaaaggaataatataaatattgataataatgacaataatgataataatgataatataaatatagtTAAAAACGATAGTAtaagtaaaaatattcatataaataataaaaagaaaagggATGATGATTTCCCTTTTAATAATAGTGCTGGGCTATTATTAGATTTTGATTTGTGTAAAAGGAAAGTTTTGCAAATACTTAAAAATGTGCAAtcatcaaaaaaaaaaaataagattTTAACAAATCATACTTATAGTAGTGATAATCAAACTTTTCACAGTCGTGATAATCAAACTTTTCACAGTAGTGATAATCAAAATTGTGATAGTAATGCatgtaataaaaaggatgaagaaaaaaagagaaaaaaaaaaaaaattaaaaaaaaaaataatatgaaaaataaaagcaataataaaagtaaaaataaaagtaaaaaaattagcaataataatgataatatgaataatcAGTGTGATAACATGGGTGACcaaagaataaataatgcAAATATGGATAAACAAAATGTTAATATTCAAAATGAAGGTAATggttttaataataataaaaataataatgaacttttaaatgtttatatatcaCCTAATATGATTAATCATTCTTTATCTTCAACttgtgaaaaaaaaaataaagaagataACAAAATGAATGACAATAAATTTCTTAATAGGAATAGTAAAATGATAATTCCAGAGATAAGCACAAACAACTCAAATGAACAGATTGTTAATGTGTCAAATGATGAAATGTTAGtatatcataatttaaCCGTATTAAATGTAAAGGAACAAAGAGGTGTAACAGAAGAATCGAGCAGTATAAAAGGCACATATTTTGTGGATCAATTTTATGACTCATATAATATgagaaatgaaaaaataacGGGTGATAATATGCAAGTAGgagatatatataatgtaaaggaaaatataaaaagaacTCTAAAAGGTGATGGTCATGATGATGTCAAAACGAACGTGCTAAGTGAAGATAATAGTTATGGAAGTGGTTTATGGGGTAACGAAATAAACTTTATTagtaataatgaaaattgTTTAAATAGCTATGATATATCATCATGTGATGAGAAATATATCCGAAATGAAGAGGAACAAGATGAGGAACTTTgttcaaataatattcttgtaaaagatatagaagaaaagaaaatgtgtggtaaattattttttgaagaAATTTGTGTATTCAgaataaatgaaaagaatGAACATGGACATGAAAACCTAAGAAAAAGTAATCACAATGACGATACTCATAAGTTGTATAGTAGttatgaaaatatacaaaatattaataaacaGAGTACGAACCCTTTTTGtaaaaaagatgaaatGGAGAAGAGCCAAGGGactaatttattttatgataattacATTAACAGTGTTGACATAACAAAATTAGAATTAAATAAGAATTGTTACCAACATATTAATTATGAAGTtcaaaatttaattaaaaaagaaaattcATATGCAGCCGAAATGAATGTAGGGTTAGTGTTTCGTAAGTATATTCCTATTCTCATAAATTTGTCATGTAATTATTTgcttataaaaaagaatgaaaAGAATGTGATTACTTGTATATCATATACTAACATTATAGACGTAAAAATTGTAAAGAAgagtaaaaaaaataaggaacgttttttatttaaaatagtttatgtatttaaaaagaaagaacagaaaagtgaaaaaaatgtaacTCTTTTATTTAGAGCAAATTTAATGGAAATTTTTGAAAAGATAAAAGGACGAGTAGATTATTGTATAATACCAAATgaagatgataaaaatattcaattacaagacaaaaaaaaaacacaaGAATATGTAGATATCGAAACGGTATATGAATATgtaatagaaaaatataaaagagtacatgtattatatttagGACGTTTATTACAGATTGTTGAAaaactttttaaaaaatatatattaaaatattcatttcataaattaagaataatgtatgaatataaaatagaaatggaaaaattaaaaaaaaattatattcaCTGTATACATGATATAAGTGATAAATTAGAATTccttataaaaaaaaaaatccaacattattttaatcatgtaataataaatagtTATGAATCAagttttattaattatcAAATCAAGACTAACgatatgttatataatttacttttaaaagaaaaatctGCTTACCAAAACCACTTGggtaaaaattatattttaatattatacaaagTATTACTTagtatgtataaaaaaaagatggCTATCTATTTTAGATCTTTTGtatacaataatataaaagtaagtaaaaaaaaaaatgcgTTTGCATATACATTAACTCGTGTAAATAGTATATTAgttttatatgaaaaacGGATTAAATCATTTGTCTTTTCcaaattaaaatttaattatgataatgtatcatatttttgttttattatgtataaaatatatttaagaagaattttttttggatATCTACGCATACGAGATAATCGTAtcaatattaaaaatatgattgaaaaaaatgtttatagGCTTGTTAAATTAATTTCAAAAATAAGTGAtaatcataaatataatgcatttttaaaattacaaaaatatgtatatgaacaaaatgaaaagaaaaataaaatgatatgtgataatttaatatatgcaAATAATGAACTGTGTAATAATCTAGACAAAATAGCTATTGAAAAAGGAATTAATCAAATAGATTGTTTAATcaaatttaaaagaaaagaatctttaatgaaatatttcTATACATTAAAAGGTCCACAAATTAATACTGAACGTTTCTATTATTGTATAAGATATTGTAGTATCttttcatttgtattaaataaaattatacagAAGAAAGTGcaacatatttttttccagTTTGTTCTTAAAACATTGCAAcgaaataataaaaatagatTAACACATGCAATCAAATTATTACAAGTGTTAATAcagaaaaaagaaaaaaaaagtgtaATAGATGTATTACAATTATATGACAAatatccatatatatttcagTACAAAGATTTAACAAAGATAGAAGTTTTTGTTATTTGTGTACAAAATTTTGTAGCTGTCTATAACAGAAAGCTGTTATTAaactttttattaaaattgcattatttaaaatatcaaGAGCAGTTTATGAAAACATATAATGGTATTGGAAGTATATACAAATTTGTTCATGTCCTGGACAAGAAACTCATGAATACTATACGTGAGTCATTCCGGgtaatattacaaaatgataaatttctaagagaaaaaatgaacatgAAGATGGAACAAATGGATATGAAGATGGAGAAAATTGATGTGAATATGGAGCAAATGGATGTAAAGATGGAACAAATGGATGTAAAGATGGAACAAATGGATGTCAAGATGGAACAAATAGATGTCAACATGAAAAGAATGAACAAGAAGAAATCGAAACAAATGCATGTTaattacaataataaaGCATATTCTTCATCTTCTCCTTCACCTGTGTTAcgttataataaatataaggACGTGTCATCGAATTCGGCAAGTCTCATAAAGAAGTATCCTTTCCTCATATACAATTCGGAAATATCTCCGGACTGTACAACCATGGCGG ATGATAAATTATCGTTACCATCGAACGACTCGGTTACACACATATTTTCCTACGCATACGAAG
- a CDS encoding merozoite surface protein 2, protein MKVIKTLSIINFFIFLAFNIKNESKYSNTLINNAYNMSIRRSMTDTGSSATSGGATSGASTPAAAPGTAGTAGTAAAPGTAGTAGTAAAPAAPADGDSTTVTNAAGANADGNPSTVATTTTTNNATESTSNSSEESNADNAAKNTKDNEANQEPNKPNEETQNNSNVQPPEVAEAESPTSQPEQAKNPTPATEQAETPELQSVPENKATEKHGHMHGSRNNHPQNTSESQKECTDGDQTNCGAQTSLLSNSSNIASINKFVALISATLVLAFAIFI, encoded by the coding sequence ATGAAGGTAATTAAAACATTGTCTATTAtaaatttctttatttttcttgcctttaatattaaaaatgaaagtAAATATAGCAACACATTGATAAACAATGCTTATAATATGAGTATAAGGAGAAGTATGACAGATACTGGTTCTTCTGCTACTTCTGGTGGTGCTACTTCTGGTGCTAGTACTCCTGCTGCTGCTCCTGGTACTGCTGGTACTGCTGGTACTGCTGCTGCTCCTGGTACTGCTGGTACTGCTGGTACTGCTGCTGCTCCTGCTGCTCCTGCTGATGGTGATAGTACTACTGTTACTAATGCTGCTGGTGCTAATGCTGATGGAAACCCAAGTACTGTCGCTACTACCACAACTACTAATAATGCAACAGAATCTACCAGCAACTCTTCAGAAGAATCAAATGCTGATAATGCCGCAAAGAATACAAAAGATAATGAAGCAAATCAAGAACCAAATAAACCAAATGAAGAAACTCAAAATAACTCAAATGTTCAACCCCCTGAAGTCGCAGAGGCCGAAAGCCCTACTTCACAGCCTGAACAAGCTAAAAATCCTACTCCAGCAACCGAACAAGCTGAAACCCCCGAATTACAATCTGTACCAGAGAATAAAGCTACTGAAAAACACGGACATATGCATGGTTCTAGAAATAATCATCCACAAAATACTTCTGAAAGTCAAAAAGAATGTACCGATGGTGACCAAACAAACTGTGGAGCACAAACATCCCTCTTAAGTAACTCTAGTAACATTGCttcaataaataaatttgttGCTTTAATTTCAGCAACACTTGTTTTAGCTTTTGccatattcatataa